The Haloplanus sp. GDY1 genomic sequence CCGCCGCGTCGTCCTCGAACGTCCGGGTGTCGAGCGCGCCGGCGGCCACCGTCGTCGGCGCGACCGGTTCCGCGAGGTCGGTGTAGAGGTCGGCGTGGGTCTCGACCGGCGGGATCGGGAACGACTCGTAGCCGTGGATGGCCTCCCGGCCGGCGCTGTGGGTCACGACCAGCGCGTCGGGCATGGCGCCGTGGAGCAGGCTACAGGTGACCCCGGAGTAGGCGGGGTGGAGGATCGATCCCTGGCCCTCGACGAACAGCACGTCGTGATCGGGGGCGGCGTCGAGGATCATCCGCTCGACGGCGCCGGCGGCGAAGTCGGAAATCGTCCGGTCGATCGGGACCCCCCAGCCGGCGATCATGATGCCCGTCTGGCCCGTGGGGACGAACCCGGCGTCGACGCCCCGCGCCCTCGCCGCGGCGACGAGTTCGAGCGTCGTCGTCATCTTCCCCGTCGAGCAGTCGGTACCCACGGTCAACACCACGTCGGCGTCGGCCTCGCGGGCGCGGCCCTCGCTCACGGTGAGGTCGTCCGGCGGGCGGCGCACGTCGATCAGATCCACGCCGTGATCGGCGGCC encodes the following:
- a CDS encoding DUF1611 domain-containing protein → MSLPLDPDDSVVVLAHEQFPDRAKTAVGVLRYAEYDVTAVLDRDRAGESVGDHVPDVPDAPIVESMDAALGVADPDALVIGIAPIGGGFDESWRPDVRAAIEAGCDVIAGLHYFLEDDAEFAALAADHGVDLIDVRRPPDDLTVSEGRAREADADVVLTVGTDCSTGKMTTTLELVAAARARGVDAGFVPTGQTGIMIAGWGVPIDRTISDFAAGAVERMILDAAPDHDVLFVEGQGSILHPAYSGVTCSLLHGAMPDALVVTHSAGREAIHGYESFPIPPVETHADLYTDLAEPVAPTTVAAGALDTRTFEDDAAAREAVDAYADALDAPATDPVRFDADELLDALL